The following coding sequences are from one Haliotis asinina isolate JCU_RB_2024 chromosome 3, JCU_Hal_asi_v2, whole genome shotgun sequence window:
- the LOC137277264 gene encoding S-antigen protein-like, whose product MLPDCVDIGKGVLEKIPDDGEDGGDAAANDDDDFGDGDGGGDDDDTDGDKDGDNDIGDDDDDDDDDDDDDDDDANGDKDGDDDDIDGDDNSDDDDDDDGDDDANGDKDGDDDDIDGDDNSDDDDDGDDDANGDKDGDDDDIDGDDNSDDDDDGDDDANGDKDGDDDDIDGDDNSDDDDDDDDDDDDDDDDDKDGDDGGGDAEKELLMCDRPHSPSELPPMFDACCML is encoded by the exons ATGCTACCAGACTGTGTGGACATTGGGAAGGGGG TGTTGGAGAAAATTCCAGATGATGGTGAAGATGGTGGTGATGCTGCtgctaatgatgatgatgatttcggtgatggtgatggtggtggtgatgatgatgataccgATGGCgataaagatggtgataatgatattggtgatgatgatgatgatgatgatgatgatgatgatgatgatgatgatgatgccaaTGGCGAtaaagatggtgatgatgacgatattgatggtgatgataatagtgatgatgatgatgatgatgatggtgatgatgatgccaATGGCGAtaaagatggtgatgatgacgatattgatggtgatgataatagtgatgatgatgatgatggtgatgatgatgccaATGGCGAtaaagatggtgatgatgacgatattgatggtgatgataatagtgatgatgatgatgatggtgatgatgatgccaATGGCGAtaaagatggtgatgatgacgatattgatggtgatgataatagtgatgatgatgatgatgatgatgatgatgatgatgatgatgatgacgacgataaagatggtgatgatggtggtggtgatgcagaaaaggaattgttGATGTGTG ATCGCCCACACAGTCcatcagagttacctcccatgttTGATGCCTGCTGTATGCTGTGA